Proteins encoded in a region of the Mycolicibacterium duvalii genome:
- a CDS encoding potassium/proton antiporter — protein sequence MSLHQLYVALFIGGLVLLASIVATRLATGAGLPSLLLFLAVGIGIGQVGLDFDNAQLAQELGTAALGVILVEGGLTTRFSDIRKVLAPAGVLATVGVGVSTVVTAAIVHFLLGMDWQLALLLGAIVSSTDAAAVFSILRVVPLPRRLSGLLEAESGFNDAPAVILVLLFSVTPLHLEPGEIAWTLVYQLSIGALIGLGCGLLGAMALRRIALPAAGLYPLATFGLGMLAFAAAGAANASAFLAAYLAGVVLANSGLPHRSATRSFAEGSAWLAQIGLFVILGLLVTPMDLIDEIVPAAVAGLGLLLVARPLSVLVSLLGFRIPVREQVFLSWAGLRGAVPIVLATYPIVEGVADSWRLLHIVFILVVLFTVVQGPSLRMVAARLNLIPRDTTREIQVDAAPLDVLGAELLTMTVLPGSRLHNVTVLELRLPDPSVITLIVRDGRSFVPEPLTRLQVNDDLLIVTTTATRDLAERRLRAVSRRGKLAYWFDEYGESG from the coding sequence TTGAGCCTGCACCAGCTGTACGTGGCCTTGTTCATCGGCGGCTTGGTGCTGCTGGCGAGCATCGTCGCGACCAGGTTGGCCACCGGGGCCGGCCTGCCCAGCCTATTGCTCTTCCTCGCCGTCGGTATCGGGATCGGTCAGGTCGGCCTCGACTTCGACAATGCGCAGTTGGCGCAGGAACTGGGGACCGCCGCGCTGGGCGTGATCCTCGTCGAAGGCGGGCTGACCACCCGGTTCAGCGACATCCGCAAGGTTCTGGCTCCGGCCGGCGTGCTGGCCACCGTCGGTGTCGGAGTGAGCACCGTGGTGACCGCGGCGATCGTGCACTTCCTGCTCGGAATGGACTGGCAACTGGCGCTGCTGCTGGGCGCGATCGTGTCCAGCACGGACGCCGCCGCGGTGTTCTCCATCCTGCGGGTGGTGCCGCTGCCGCGGCGGCTGAGCGGACTGCTCGAGGCCGAGTCGGGGTTCAACGACGCCCCGGCAGTGATCCTAGTGCTGTTGTTCAGCGTGACGCCGCTGCATCTGGAGCCCGGTGAGATCGCGTGGACGCTGGTCTATCAGCTGTCGATCGGTGCGCTGATCGGGCTGGGGTGCGGTCTGCTGGGGGCGATGGCGTTGCGGCGGATCGCGCTGCCGGCGGCGGGTCTGTACCCGCTGGCCACCTTCGGGCTGGGCATGCTGGCGTTCGCCGCGGCGGGCGCGGCGAACGCCAGCGCCTTCCTCGCCGCGTATCTGGCCGGGGTGGTGCTGGCGAACTCCGGTCTGCCGCACCGGTCGGCGACCCGGTCCTTCGCCGAGGGGTCGGCCTGGCTGGCGCAGATCGGCTTGTTCGTGATCCTCGGTCTGCTGGTGACGCCGATGGACCTGATCGACGAGATCGTGCCGGCGGCCGTCGCCGGGCTGGGGTTGCTGCTGGTGGCTCGTCCGTTGTCGGTCCTGGTGTCGCTGTTGGGGTTTCGGATTCCCGTGCGCGAGCAGGTGTTCCTGTCCTGGGCGGGGCTGCGCGGCGCGGTCCCGATCGTGCTCGCGACCTACCCGATCGTGGAGGGGGTGGCCGACAGTTGGCGGCTGCTGCACATCGTGTTCATCCTCGTCGTGCTGTTCACCGTGGTGCAGGGACCGAGCCTACGGATGGTCGCGGCGCGACTGAATCTGATCCCGCGCGACACCACCCGCGAAATCCAGGTCGACGCTGCGCCGCTGGATGTGCTCGGCGCGGAGTTGCTGACGATGACTGTGCTGCCCGGGTCGCGGTTGCACAACGTGACGGTGCTCGAACTGCGTCTGCCCGACCCCAGCGTGATCACGCTGATCGTGCGGGACGGCAGGTCATTCGTCCCCGAGCCGCTGACCCGACTGCAGGTGAACGACGACTTGTTGATCGTCACGACCACCGCCACCCGCGATCTGGCCGAGCGGCGGCTGCGCGCGGTCAGCCGGCGCGGCAAACTCGCGTACTGGTTCGATGAGTACGGCGAGTCGGGTTAG
- a CDS encoding Na+/H+ antiporter subunit A — MLAILAAHAVATVLAPLLVYRWGRGAFYPLALVPLGSLVWVLTNWPGQGESHTVTVPWVPELSMDIALRFDPLAALMSVLVLGIGALVLLYCADYFRHHDGRPERRLPSFAAEMVAFSGAMFGLVTSDNMLVLYVFWETTTVLSFLLVGHYAERATSRRAATQALLVTTFGGLAMLVGIIMLGNMSGTYLLSELIAEPPSSLAASVAVVLILVGALSKSAIVPMHFWLPGAMAAPTPVSAYLHAAAMVKAGVYLIARMTPGFSDAPEWRPTVIGLGLLTMLLAGWRAMREYDLKLILAFGTVSQLGFITVMVGTGGSQMMLAGLALLCAHAMFKATLFMVVGIIDHTTGTRDIRRLAWLGDRSKPLLFIAAGATASMAALPPFFGFIAKEADFETVLHSPYLGAAAPFVLAGLVAGSVLTTVYSLRFMFGAFGRKGLPQPSTRVAEMHRPEPTFLIPPAILSAAGLIFGLWPTELDRVLQLYSDTVPDPAGYVAKDYHLALWHGFNLPLLLSAVVLAGGAAMYFSRRTLRRRPLRASLGNADKIYDAVVRGADLLSVRATSVIQRGSIPATQSVILSTLVVLPLVVLWVGARDRPRFEILNSAPQVVVGLLMLAAALATTVMRNRLAAVLLVGVTGYGCGAIFAFHGAPDLALTQFLVETLTLVVFVLVLRVLPAETGGEDIRRFRWPRAALALAVGATVSTIAAFAMAARSGRSVAELLPDAAYERGHGYNTVNVLLVDIRAWDTMGEVAVLLVAATGVASMVFRDRRFGAAPRVADAGQPDIGRVAHVKHSPAAGDITWLRGSELRDPRNRSLVLEVATRLIFPVMMVLSLYFFFAGHNTPGGGFAGGLMAGLALVLRYLAGGRYELGETLPLDAGKILGTGLALGAGTAVGSVLLGAPALSSALIEVEVPVLGTVKFVTALFFDLGVYLIVVGLVLDVLRSLGARIDEELTEQRRTVVAPR, encoded by the coding sequence ATGCTCGCCATCCTTGCTGCCCATGCAGTAGCCACGGTGTTGGCGCCGCTGCTGGTGTACCGCTGGGGCCGCGGCGCGTTCTATCCGCTGGCGCTGGTCCCGCTGGGCTCGCTGGTGTGGGTGCTGACCAACTGGCCGGGCCAGGGCGAGTCCCACACCGTCACCGTGCCGTGGGTGCCGGAGCTGTCGATGGACATCGCGTTGCGGTTCGACCCCCTCGCCGCGCTGATGAGCGTGCTGGTGCTCGGGATCGGGGCGCTGGTGCTGCTCTACTGCGCCGACTACTTCCGTCACCACGACGGCCGCCCCGAGCGGCGGCTGCCCAGCTTCGCCGCGGAGATGGTCGCCTTCTCCGGTGCCATGTTCGGCCTGGTCACCAGCGACAACATGCTGGTGCTCTACGTCTTCTGGGAAACCACCACGGTGCTGTCGTTCCTGCTGGTGGGCCACTACGCCGAGCGCGCCACCAGCCGCCGCGCCGCCACCCAGGCGCTGCTGGTGACGACGTTCGGCGGCCTGGCGATGCTGGTCGGCATCATCATGCTCGGCAACATGTCCGGCACCTACCTGCTGTCGGAGCTGATCGCCGAGCCGCCCAGCAGCCTCGCAGCCTCGGTCGCCGTGGTACTGATCCTGGTCGGCGCGCTGTCGAAGTCGGCGATCGTGCCGATGCACTTCTGGCTGCCCGGCGCGATGGCGGCACCCACCCCGGTCAGCGCCTATCTGCACGCGGCGGCCATGGTCAAGGCCGGTGTCTACCTGATCGCCCGGATGACCCCCGGCTTCTCCGACGCCCCCGAGTGGCGCCCGACCGTGATCGGCCTCGGGCTGCTGACGATGCTGCTCGCCGGCTGGCGAGCAATGCGCGAATACGACCTGAAACTCATCCTGGCGTTCGGCACGGTCAGCCAGCTGGGCTTCATCACCGTCATGGTCGGCACCGGTGGCAGCCAGATGATGCTGGCCGGACTGGCGCTGCTGTGCGCGCACGCGATGTTCAAGGCCACGCTGTTCATGGTGGTGGGCATCATCGACCACACCACCGGCACCCGCGACATCCGCCGGCTGGCCTGGCTCGGTGACCGCAGCAAGCCTCTGCTGTTCATCGCCGCCGGCGCGACGGCGAGCATGGCCGCGCTGCCCCCCTTCTTCGGCTTCATCGCCAAGGAGGCCGACTTCGAAACCGTCCTGCACAGCCCGTATCTCGGGGCCGCGGCCCCGTTCGTCCTCGCCGGTCTGGTGGCGGGCTCGGTCCTGACGACGGTGTACTCGCTGCGGTTCATGTTCGGTGCGTTCGGGCGCAAGGGCCTGCCGCAACCGAGCACCCGGGTCGCCGAGATGCACCGCCCGGAGCCGACGTTCCTGATCCCGCCCGCGATCCTGTCGGCGGCGGGCCTGATCTTCGGCTTGTGGCCCACCGAGCTCGACCGGGTGCTGCAGCTCTATTCCGACACGGTGCCCGACCCGGCCGGTTATGTCGCCAAGGACTACCACCTGGCGTTGTGGCACGGCTTCAACCTGCCGTTGCTGCTGTCGGCGGTCGTGCTGGCCGGCGGCGCCGCGATGTATTTCTCGCGACGAACGTTGCGGCGCAGGCCTCTTCGCGCCTCCCTCGGCAACGCCGACAAGATCTACGACGCCGTGGTCCGCGGCGCCGACCTGCTCTCGGTGCGGGCCACCTCGGTGATCCAGCGCGGTTCGATCCCGGCCACGCAGTCGGTGATCCTGTCGACACTGGTGGTACTGCCGCTCGTCGTGTTGTGGGTCGGTGCCCGCGACCGGCCGCGGTTCGAGATCCTGAACTCGGCCCCACAGGTCGTCGTCGGGCTGTTGATGCTCGCCGCGGCACTGGCGACGACCGTGATGCGCAACCGGTTGGCCGCGGTGTTGCTGGTCGGTGTCACCGGCTACGGCTGCGGCGCGATCTTCGCGTTCCACGGGGCCCCGGACCTCGCGCTGACGCAGTTCCTGGTGGAGACGCTGACGCTGGTGGTGTTCGTGCTGGTGCTCCGCGTCCTTCCGGCCGAGACCGGCGGCGAGGACATCCGACGCTTCCGGTGGCCGCGGGCGGCGCTGGCGCTGGCGGTCGGAGCGACGGTCAGCACGATCGCCGCGTTCGCGATGGCTGCCCGCTCCGGCCGGTCGGTCGCCGAACTCCTGCCCGACGCCGCCTACGAGCGCGGCCACGGCTACAACACCGTCAACGTGCTGCTGGTCGACATCCGCGCCTGGGACACCATGGGCGAGGTCGCGGTACTGCTGGTCGCGGCGACCGGGGTCGCGTCGATGGTGTTCCGCGACAGGCGCTTCGGCGCCGCGCCCCGGGTCGCCGACGCCGGTCAGCCCGACATCGGCAGGGTGGCACACGTCAAGCACAGCCCCGCCGCCGGCGACATCACCTGGCTGCGCGGCAGCGAGCTGCGCGACCCGCGGAACCGCTCGCTGGTCCTCGAGGTCGCCACCCGGCTGATCTTCCCGGTGATGATGGTGCTGTCGCTGTACTTCTTCTTCGCCGGGCACAACACGCCCGGCGGCGGCTTCGCCGGCGGTCTGATGGCCGGCCTCGCGCTGGTGCTGCGCTACCTGGCCGGCGGCCGTTACGAGCTCGGGGAAACCCTGCCGCTGGATGCGGGCAAGATCCTCGGCACCGGGCTGGCGC
- a CDS encoding DUF1707 domain-containing protein, translated as MTPTTRAGDRQRDATAGVLGQALVEGYLDLAEYDARLQSVYDATTTPDLDRLTADLPVAQLRRHDPRRRAARRAAARRAFRIHLAAYLTMVVVVLTVWLAVGLSSGAWYFWPIWPIMGAGIGLVAHRLPCGPPMPNPTRRTHRTSTRVCRAG; from the coding sequence ATGACCCCGACAACGCGCGCCGGAGACCGACAACGCGACGCGACCGCAGGCGTGCTCGGACAGGCACTGGTCGAGGGGTACCTCGACCTCGCCGAGTACGACGCCCGCCTGCAGTCCGTCTACGACGCCACCACGACGCCGGATCTGGACCGGCTCACCGCGGACCTACCCGTGGCCCAGCTCCGGCGACACGACCCGCGCCGCCGGGCCGCGCGCCGCGCCGCAGCGCGGCGGGCCTTCCGGATTCACCTGGCTGCCTACCTGACGATGGTGGTCGTCGTGTTGACCGTCTGGCTGGCCGTCGGGTTGTCTTCGGGCGCGTGGTACTTCTGGCCCATCTGGCCGATCATGGGTGCGGGCATCGGCCTGGTCGCGCACCGGCTTCCTTGCGGGCCGCCCATGCCTAACCCGACTCGCCGTACTCATCGAACCAGTACGCGAGTTTGCCGCGCCGGCTGA
- a CDS encoding potassium channel family protein, translating to MRIAVAGAGAVGRSVAQELVSYGHKVLLIEKLVERYQPATVPGAEWFLADACEVASLEEAEMQICDVAIAATGDDKANLAMALLAKSEFGIDRVVARINDARNAWLFTEAWGVDVAVSTPVALVAAVEGAIDVGHLVRLMELGRSLPTGAGRRSANVAKFTLPDDSPLVGRRIGELALPDDTALVSVVRGDRLILGAADDELRAGDELVFVSGAAAEDRVTAMVSGAALPRLRRRKTSP from the coding sequence TTGCGAATCGCCGTCGCCGGGGCCGGTGCCGTCGGGCGGTCGGTCGCACAGGAGTTGGTGTCCTACGGACACAAGGTGCTGCTGATCGAGAAGCTGGTCGAGCGCTATCAGCCGGCGACGGTCCCCGGTGCCGAGTGGTTCCTCGCCGACGCGTGTGAGGTCGCATCGCTGGAGGAAGCCGAGATGCAGATCTGCGACGTCGCGATCGCGGCCACCGGCGACGACAAGGCCAACCTCGCGATGGCGCTGCTCGCGAAGTCGGAGTTCGGCATCGACCGCGTCGTGGCCCGCATCAACGATGCACGCAACGCGTGGCTGTTCACCGAAGCGTGGGGCGTCGACGTCGCGGTGTCGACGCCGGTGGCCCTGGTCGCCGCGGTGGAGGGGGCGATCGACGTCGGGCACCTGGTCCGGCTGATGGAGTTGGGGCGCAGCCTGCCGACGGGCGCCGGGCGGCGCTCGGCCAACGTCGCGAAATTCACTCTGCCCGACGACAGCCCACTGGTCGGGCGGCGGATCGGCGAGCTCGCGCTGCCCGACGACACCGCGCTGGTCAGCGTGGTGCGGGGCGATCGCTTGATCCTGGGCGCGGCCGACGACGAGTTGCGCGCCGGCGACGAGCTCGTCTTCGTGTCCGGCGCCGCGGCCGAAGACCGCGTCACGGCCATGGTCTCCGGTGCCGCACTGCCACGACTTCGCCGCCGAAAGACATCCCCGTAG
- a CDS encoding AAA family ATPase: protein MSSVDEAAARGGTPPHLTLTARLNTSALDSRRGVVRLHPEAVAALGIREWDAVSLTGTRTTAAVVGMAPAGTPTGTALLDDVTLSNAGLREDSAVLVSPVTVLGAREVTLSGSRLTTQSLSPATLRQALLGKVMTVGDTVSLLPRDLGPGTSTSAASSALAATVGITWTSELLTVTGVDPAGPVSVQPNSMVCWGHSASTAAPPRTGAHVVTASAPPTIGFDDLKGAHTQAGRLKEWLKLALDQPELLEKLGATANLGVLVSGPAGVGKATLVRTVCADRRLVELDGPEVGSVRAEDRLANVTSAVTAVRDGGGVLLVTDIDALLGVPADPVATLILTELRKAVSTRGVAFVATTARPDAIDPRLRAPDLCDRELGLSLPDGTVRAQLLEALLRDVPSEDLALQEIADRTPGFVVADLAALIREAALRAAARASETGEPPTLRQEDLTGALGVIRPLSRSATEEVSVGAVTLDDVGDMADTKQALTEAVLWPLQHPETFQRLGVAPPRGVLLYGPPGCGKTFVVRALASSGRLSVHAVKGAELMDKWVGSSEKAVRELFQRARDSAPSLVFLDEIDALTPRRGQSFDSGVTDRVVAAMLTELDGIEPLRDVVVLGATNRPDLIDPALLRPGRLEKLVFVEPPDAEARAQILRTAGKAVPLASEGPDAVDLESLAADLDGYSAADCVALLREAALTAMRRSIDAADVTAADVAAARETVRPSLDAGQVEALRAFADNR from the coding sequence GTGTCATCGGTCGACGAGGCGGCGGCCCGCGGTGGGACACCCCCGCATCTGACGCTGACCGCCCGGCTGAACACCTCCGCGCTGGACTCGCGCCGCGGCGTGGTGCGGCTGCACCCCGAGGCCGTCGCCGCGCTGGGAATCCGGGAGTGGGACGCGGTGTCGCTGACCGGGACGCGCACCACCGCCGCGGTCGTCGGAATGGCGCCGGCCGGTACTCCGACGGGGACCGCGCTGCTCGACGACGTGACCCTGTCCAATGCGGGCCTGCGTGAAGACAGCGCGGTGCTGGTGTCGCCGGTGACCGTGCTCGGGGCCCGCGAGGTGACGCTGAGCGGCTCACGGCTCACGACCCAGTCGCTGTCGCCGGCGACGCTGCGCCAGGCCCTGCTCGGGAAGGTGATGACCGTCGGCGACACGGTGTCGCTGCTGCCGCGCGACCTCGGCCCGGGCACCTCGACGTCGGCGGCCAGCAGCGCATTGGCCGCCACGGTCGGGATCACCTGGACCTCCGAGCTGCTGACGGTCACCGGTGTCGATCCCGCCGGACCGGTGAGCGTGCAACCGAATTCGATGGTCTGCTGGGGTCATTCAGCCAGCACAGCAGCGCCGCCGCGCACCGGAGCACACGTCGTGACCGCGTCGGCGCCACCGACCATCGGCTTCGATGACCTCAAAGGCGCACACACCCAGGCGGGCCGGCTCAAGGAGTGGCTCAAGCTGGCCCTGGACCAGCCGGAGCTCCTCGAAAAGCTGGGCGCCACAGCGAATCTCGGTGTGCTGGTGTCGGGGCCGGCCGGTGTCGGCAAAGCGACGCTGGTGCGCACCGTCTGCGCCGACCGCCGCCTGGTGGAGCTGGACGGGCCCGAGGTCGGCTCGGTGCGCGCCGAGGACCGGCTGGCCAACGTGACCTCGGCGGTGACCGCGGTGCGCGACGGCGGCGGGGTGCTGCTGGTCACCGACATCGATGCGCTGCTGGGGGTGCCCGCAGACCCGGTGGCCACGCTGATCCTCACCGAACTGCGCAAGGCGGTGTCCACCCGGGGGGTCGCGTTCGTCGCGACCACGGCACGGCCCGACGCCATCGACCCGCGACTGCGCGCGCCCGATCTCTGCGACCGCGAGTTGGGCCTGAGCCTGCCGGACGGCACCGTCCGGGCGCAGCTGCTGGAGGCACTGCTGCGTGACGTGCCGTCCGAGGATCTCGCACTGCAGGAGATCGCCGACCGCACGCCGGGATTCGTCGTGGCCGACCTGGCCGCCCTGATCCGGGAGGCCGCGTTGCGCGCCGCCGCGCGCGCCAGCGAAACCGGGGAGCCGCCGACGCTGCGGCAGGAAGACCTGACCGGAGCGCTCGGCGTGATCCGGCCGCTGTCCCGGTCGGCCACCGAGGAGGTGTCGGTCGGCGCGGTCACCCTCGACGACGTCGGCGACATGGCCGACACCAAGCAGGCACTCACCGAGGCGGTGCTGTGGCCGCTGCAGCATCCCGAGACCTTCCAACGTCTCGGCGTCGCGCCCCCGCGCGGCGTGCTGCTCTACGGCCCGCCCGGCTGCGGCAAGACGTTCGTCGTGCGGGCGCTGGCGAGCTCGGGCCGGCTCAGTGTGCATGCGGTCAAAGGCGCTGAGCTGATGGACAAGTGGGTGGGTTCCTCGGAGAAGGCGGTCCGCGAGCTGTTCCAGCGCGCCCGCGACTCCGCACCGTCGCTGGTGTTCCTCGACGAGATCGATGCGCTCACCCCGCGGCGCGGCCAGAGTTTCGACTCCGGGGTCACCGACCGAGTGGTGGCCGCGATGCTCACCGAACTCGACGGCATCGAGCCGCTGCGTGACGTCGTAGTGCTGGGCGCGACGAACCGGCCCGACCTCATCGACCCGGCACTGCTGCGACCCGGTCGGCTGGAGAAGCTGGTGTTCGTCGAACCGCCCGACGCCGAGGCCCGCGCCCAGATTCTGCGGACGGCGGGCAAGGCCGTGCCGCTGGCCTCCGAAGGCCCAGACGCCGTTGACCTCGAGTCCCTGGCCGCCGATCTCGACGGCTACAGCGCCGCCGACTGCGTGGCCCTGCTGCGTGAGGCCGCGTTGACGGCGATGCGCCGTTCGATCGACGCGGCCGACGTCACCGCCGCCGACGTCGCGGCAGCACGCGAGACCGTCCGCCCGTCGCTGGACGCGGGGCAGGTCGAGGCGCTGCGCGCCTTCGCCGACAATCGCTGA